In Planctomycetia bacterium, the following are encoded in one genomic region:
- the surE gene encoding 5'/3'-nucleotidase SurE, whose protein sequence is MRILLTNDDGIYAPGIRALERELRQIAEVTVVSPLVEQSGVGHSITFLSPLVAREEFDGDVRRGWAVEGSPADCVKLGLFEFCAGRPDLVVSGINGGLNAGINVLYSGTVAAAIEGAFFGLTSVAVSLEYSEHAKFDSAALLARRAIEQIVERKDDGHQPAEPQLFNLNIPTAALEPGGSRDVHVVPMGLDRYGESYEKRIDPRGRAYYWATNDPPPRPSEHETDLTALSKGYVTLTPLHFDLTKHERLERMRSWKLKV, encoded by the coding sequence GTGCGAATACTGCTGACGAACGACGACGGAATTTACGCCCCAGGGATTCGAGCCTTAGAACGGGAACTCCGGCAGATCGCCGAAGTGACGGTCGTTTCGCCGCTGGTCGAGCAGAGCGGCGTCGGGCATTCGATCACGTTTCTGAGCCCACTGGTCGCGCGCGAGGAGTTCGACGGCGACGTGCGCCGCGGTTGGGCCGTCGAAGGAAGTCCGGCCGATTGCGTGAAGCTCGGGCTGTTCGAGTTCTGCGCCGGCCGGCCGGACTTGGTCGTGAGCGGCATCAACGGCGGGCTGAACGCCGGAATCAACGTGCTGTATTCGGGAACGGTCGCCGCAGCGATCGAAGGGGCGTTCTTCGGGCTGACGAGCGTGGCCGTATCGTTGGAATATTCGGAACATGCGAAATTCGATTCAGCTGCGCTCTTGGCGCGGCGCGCGATCGAGCAAATTGTGGAACGTAAGGACGACGGACACCAACCAGCGGAGCCGCAACTCTTCAACCTCAACATCCCGACCGCCGCACTGGAGCCGGGAGGATCGCGCGACGTGCATGTCGTGCCGATGGGGTTGGACCGCTACGGCGAATCGTACGAGAAGCGCATCGATCCGCGCGGTCGGGCCTACTACTGGGCGACGAACGATCCGCCGCCGCGACCGAGCGAACATGAAACCGATCTGACCGCACTCTCGAAAGGATATGTGACCCTTACGCCGCTCCACTTCGACCTTACGAAGCACGAGCGGCTGGAACGAATGCGCAGTTGGAAGCTGAAGGTGTAG